A window from Candidatus Eisenbacteria bacterium encodes these proteins:
- a CDS encoding UBP-type zinc finger domain-containing protein, with protein sequence MADECEHAAGIRKVTPSARGCEECLASGSPWVHLRLCRTCGHVGCCDSSPNRHATKHFHETQHPIIEGYDPPEGWGWCFIDEVTLDLAGRTTPQRGPIPRYV encoded by the coding sequence ATGGCCGACGAGTGCGAACATGCGGCCGGCATCCGAAAGGTGACGCCGAGCGCGCGCGGGTGCGAGGAGTGCCTCGCCAGCGGGTCGCCGTGGGTGCACCTGCGGCTCTGCCGGACCTGCGGGCACGTGGGCTGCTGCGACAGCTCGCCGAACCGTCACGCGACCAAGCACTTCCACGAGACGCAGCACCCCATCATCGAGGGCTACGACCCGCCCGAGGGCTGGGGATGGTGCTTCATCGACGAGGTGACGCTCGATCTCGCCGGCCGGACGACACCGCAGCGCGGGCCGATCCCGAGATACGTCTGA
- a CDS encoding FAD-dependent oxidoreductase, with product MAPPARSVIETRYDQMFPVLDAAEIDRLRHFGEVRTYAAGERLVTSGEVSPGMIVVLSGEIAVTQHSVLGHDQPIVAHGPGSFMGELAQLSGRPSLVDARATKPVEALVIPSHRLRDVLIAEAELGERIMRALILRRVGLLETGTSGPVIVGGVGDGDVLRLAGFLSRNGHPHSVLDPDADPCARTLIERFHVASADLPIVLCPGGQLLRNPSENELATCIGLVRPIDASRVYDVAIVGAGPAGLAAAVYGASEGLSVMVLDCRAFGGQAGASSRIENYLGFPTGISGIALMARAFNQAQKFGAEMAIPDEVVRLQCAPDDGGAHFGLGLKNGERVRARAVVIASGAQYRRLDLDNLAQFEGSSIHYWASPLEAKLCAGQEVALVGAGNSAGQAVVYLASRVARVWLLARGPSLEASMSRYLVDRIAALPNVEVLLHTTICGLEGDAGVLKAIRWRHGPSGEEVRRAIRHLFLFIGAAPNTSWLSASDVAVDAKGFILTGADLGDSRRELETSRDGVFAIGDVRAGSVKRVAAAVGEGAQVIATIHAFLADAGDRVAATAHHGRV from the coding sequence ATGGCGCCGCCCGCCCGCTCCGTCATCGAGACGCGCTACGACCAGATGTTCCCCGTGCTCGACGCGGCGGAGATCGACCGCCTGCGGCATTTCGGCGAGGTCCGGACGTACGCTGCGGGCGAGCGCCTGGTGACCAGCGGCGAGGTCAGCCCCGGCATGATCGTCGTCCTCTCCGGCGAGATCGCGGTCACGCAGCACAGCGTGCTCGGCCATGATCAGCCGATCGTCGCTCACGGTCCGGGGTCGTTCATGGGCGAGCTGGCCCAGCTCTCCGGACGTCCCTCGCTCGTGGACGCGCGCGCGACCAAGCCGGTCGAGGCGCTCGTCATTCCGTCGCACCGGCTGCGCGACGTGCTGATCGCCGAGGCCGAGCTCGGCGAGCGCATCATGCGTGCGCTCATCCTGCGGCGCGTGGGACTGCTCGAGACCGGAACCAGCGGGCCGGTCATCGTCGGAGGCGTCGGCGATGGCGACGTCCTGCGCCTGGCCGGTTTCCTTTCGCGCAACGGCCATCCGCACAGCGTGCTCGACCCCGACGCCGACCCGTGCGCCCGGACCTTGATCGAGCGCTTCCACGTCGCCTCAGCCGACCTGCCGATCGTGCTGTGCCCCGGGGGGCAGCTGCTCCGCAATCCGAGCGAGAACGAGCTCGCCACCTGCATCGGGCTCGTGCGTCCAATCGATGCGAGCCGCGTGTACGACGTCGCGATCGTGGGCGCGGGACCGGCGGGGCTCGCCGCCGCCGTGTACGGCGCGTCGGAGGGACTCTCGGTCATGGTGCTCGACTGTCGTGCGTTCGGCGGTCAGGCCGGCGCCTCGTCGCGCATCGAGAACTACCTCGGCTTCCCGACCGGCATCAGCGGGATCGCGCTCATGGCGCGCGCCTTCAACCAGGCGCAGAAGTTCGGCGCCGAGATGGCCATCCCCGACGAGGTGGTGCGGCTGCAATGCGCCCCGGACGACGGGGGTGCCCACTTCGGGCTCGGACTCAAGAACGGCGAGCGCGTCCGTGCACGCGCGGTCGTCATCGCCAGCGGCGCGCAGTATCGCCGGCTGGACCTCGACAATCTGGCCCAGTTCGAGGGCAGCAGCATCCACTACTGGGCGTCGCCGCTCGAGGCGAAGCTGTGCGCCGGACAGGAGGTCGCGCTGGTCGGCGCCGGCAACTCGGCGGGGCAGGCGGTCGTCTATCTCGCGAGCCGCGTGGCGAGGGTGTGGCTCCTCGCTCGCGGGCCGAGCCTCGAAGCCAGCATGTCGCGTTACCTGGTCGACCGCATCGCCGCGCTGCCCAACGTCGAGGTGCTGCTGCACACGACGATCTGCGGGCTCGAGGGGGATGCGGGTGTCCTGAAGGCGATCCGCTGGCGCCACGGCCCGTCGGGCGAGGAGGTGCGGCGCGCGATCCGGCACCTCTTCCTCTTCATCGGTGCGGCTCCGAACACGTCGTGGCTGTCCGCCTCGGACGTCGCCGTCGACGCGAAGGGCTTCATCCTGACCGGCGCCGACCTCGGCGACAGTCGGCGTGAGCTCGAGACGAGCCGCGACGGCGTGTTCGCCATCGGCGACGTGCGCGCCGGATCGGTCAAGCGCGTCGCCGCCGCGGTGGGCGAGGGTGCGCAGGTGATCGCGACCATCCACGCGTTCCTGGCGGACGCCGGCGATCGGGTCGCCGCCACCGCCCATCACGGGAGGGTCTGA
- a CDS encoding sigma-54 dependent transcriptional regulator encodes MSTNILHIDPDPAGRALVRRSIERLGEHADIITVDTLRSALELLWSTPAACIVTEIELRDAAGPTVLQRLAAARPGVPLIVLAATTSEAVVAAGRALGVVALLAKDVPGVDELSMAIRDALGRTVLAETAVASAVGEGPQVSRFGGSDFIAGTASMRYVLRLVERAAESAVPVLIEGETGTGKEILARAVHARSARRAAPFIAQNCGAVAETLLESELFGHVRGAFTGAERDRAGLFLEAGAGTVFLDEIGEAPPSVQARLLRVLQHGEVKPVGSDRVQRASARIVAATNRPLAAEVRAGRFRADLYYRLSVYPIAVPPLRQRAADVPRLLVHFLERFAREEGRTDMTFSSDALEALAAYPWPGNVRELEHEVHRVVLTLPSATRILPEHLAPRVRHHAPPLGEPLAQLLARVELALIRQRLDRFPTKTEAARSLGITREALYLKLRRLGGCGSVAQS; translated from the coding sequence GTGAGCACGAACATCCTTCACATCGACCCGGATCCGGCGGGGCGGGCCCTGGTCCGGCGATCGATCGAGCGGCTCGGCGAGCACGCCGACATCATCACCGTCGACACTCTGCGCAGCGCGCTCGAGCTGCTGTGGAGCACGCCGGCGGCCTGCATCGTGACCGAGATCGAACTGCGCGACGCCGCCGGCCCGACGGTGCTGCAGCGCCTCGCCGCCGCGCGCCCCGGCGTCCCCCTGATCGTGCTCGCCGCCACGACCTCCGAGGCGGTCGTCGCCGCCGGGCGTGCTCTCGGCGTCGTGGCGCTGCTCGCGAAGGACGTTCCGGGAGTCGACGAGCTGTCGATGGCGATTCGCGATGCGCTCGGGCGCACCGTTCTCGCCGAGACCGCCGTCGCGAGCGCGGTCGGCGAGGGGCCCCAGGTCTCGCGCTTCGGCGGCAGCGACTTCATCGCCGGCACGGCGTCGATGCGATACGTCCTGCGTCTGGTCGAGCGCGCGGCCGAGAGCGCCGTGCCCGTGCTCATCGAGGGCGAGACCGGCACGGGGAAGGAGATCCTCGCGCGCGCCGTCCACGCGCGATCGGCCCGGCGGGCGGCCCCGTTCATCGCGCAGAACTGCGGCGCAGTCGCCGAGACGCTTCTCGAGAGCGAGCTCTTCGGCCACGTGCGCGGGGCGTTCACGGGCGCCGAGCGCGATCGCGCCGGGCTGTTCCTCGAAGCCGGCGCCGGCACGGTGTTCCTCGACGAGATCGGCGAAGCGCCGCCGAGCGTCCAGGCGCGGCTCTTGCGGGTCCTCCAGCACGGCGAGGTGAAGCCCGTCGGCTCCGATCGCGTGCAGCGCGCCTCGGCGCGCATCGTGGCCGCGACCAACCGGCCGCTCGCGGCCGAGGTGCGGGCGGGACGGTTCCGGGCCGACCTCTACTACCGCCTGAGCGTCTATCCGATCGCCGTGCCGCCGCTCCGCCAGCGCGCCGCCGACGTGCCGCGGCTCCTCGTGCACTTCCTCGAGCGTTTCGCGCGCGAAGAGGGGCGGACCGACATGACCTTCTCGAGCGACGCGCTCGAAGCCCTCGCCGCGTATCCGTGGCCGGGCAACGTGCGCGAGCTGGAGCACGAGGTCCACCGTGTGGTGCTGACGCTCCCGTCGGCGACGCGCATCCTGCCCGAGCATCTCGCGCCCCGGGTTCGTCACCACGCCCCGCCGTTGGGCGAGCCGCTCGCGCAGCTCCTCGCACGGGTCGAGCTGGCCCTCATCCGGCAGCGGCTCGACCGGTTCCCCACCAAGACCGAGGCGGCGCGCAGCCTCGGCATCACCCGCGAGGCGCTCTACCTGAAGCTCCGGCGCCTCGGCGGCTGCGGGTCGGTGGCGCAATCGTAG
- a CDS encoding phosphoadenylyl-sulfate reductase, protein MTPQIDVDRFDVAAANAVLEKQSAEQRVTWALDHLRPHIILSSSFGAQAAVLLHMVTRQWPEIPVVMIDTGYLFPETYRFADELTARLRLNLKVYRPLTSAAWQEARYGKLWEQGLEGITRYNQMNKVEPMQRALDELDAHAWIVGLRRVQASTRKHLGVLGVQDGYLKVHPIVDWNDKHVYDYLTRYDLPYHPLWEQGYPSIGDWHTSHKLTDGMSEEETRFFGLKRECGLHESSAAEEPELPTSSAVPRPH, encoded by the coding sequence ATGACTCCCCAGATCGACGTCGACCGCTTCGACGTCGCCGCAGCGAATGCGGTGCTCGAGAAGCAGTCGGCCGAGCAGCGGGTGACCTGGGCGCTCGATCACCTGCGGCCCCACATCATCCTGTCGTCGAGCTTCGGGGCGCAGGCCGCGGTGCTCCTGCACATGGTGACGCGCCAGTGGCCCGAGATTCCCGTCGTCATGATCGACACGGGCTACCTCTTCCCCGAGACCTATCGCTTCGCCGACGAGCTGACCGCCCGCCTGCGGCTCAACCTGAAGGTGTACCGGCCGCTCACGAGCGCGGCGTGGCAGGAAGCGCGCTACGGCAAGCTCTGGGAGCAGGGGCTCGAGGGCATCACGCGCTACAACCAGATGAACAAGGTCGAGCCGATGCAGCGGGCCCTCGACGAGCTCGACGCCCATGCGTGGATCGTCGGCCTGCGGCGCGTGCAGGCATCGACGCGAAAGCACCTGGGCGTGCTCGGGGTGCAGGACGGCTATTTGAAGGTCCACCCGATCGTCGACTGGAACGACAAGCACGTCTACGACTACCTCACGCGGTACGATCTGCCGTACCACCCGCTCTGGGAGCAGGGCTATCCGTCGATCGGCGACTGGCACACGTCGCACAAGCTGACCGACGGCATGTCGGAGGAGGAGACGCGCTTCTTCGGTCTCAAGCGCGAGTGCGGCCTGCACGAGAGCAGCGCCGCCGAGGAGCCCGAGCTACCTACGAGCTCGGCGGTCCCTCGACCTCACTGA
- a CDS encoding helix-turn-helix domain-containing protein — MSRKRFDDMPCSIARALDLVGDWWTLLIIREAFLGVRRFADFRDHLGIARNILSDRLRRLVAEGILSKQPKSAPDRGHEYRLTEKGRDLWAVLTALRLWGDKWVYGAGKEPVLFRDRDRGAVVMQLLPADADGNPLDPRRLVAIPGPGTSPEVVERYRTSAARRS; from the coding sequence ATGTCGCGGAAGCGCTTCGACGACATGCCGTGCTCGATCGCGCGGGCGCTCGACTTGGTCGGCGACTGGTGGACGCTCCTCATCATCCGCGAGGCCTTCCTCGGCGTGCGCCGCTTCGCCGACTTTCGCGACCACCTGGGCATCGCGCGCAACATCCTGTCCGATCGCCTGCGGCGCCTGGTTGCCGAAGGCATCCTCTCCAAGCAGCCGAAGAGCGCTCCCGATCGCGGCCACGAGTATCGATTGACCGAGAAGGGGCGCGACCTGTGGGCGGTGCTGACGGCGCTCCGTCTGTGGGGTGACAAGTGGGTCTACGGCGCGGGCAAGGAGCCCGTCCTCTTCCGCGATCGCGACCGTGGTGCGGTCGTGATGCAGCTTCTTCCCGCCGACGCCGACGGCAACCCGCTCGATCCGCGGCGCCTGGTCGCGATCCCCGGCCCGGGCACGTCGCCCGAGGTGGTCGAGCGTTACCGCACGTCCGCGGCTCGAAGATCCTAG
- a CDS encoding molybdopterin-dependent oxidoreductase: MATATEDPQWKKTACILCSLNCGLDVQVGGPGGRHLVKIKGDRDHPISRGYFCEKAQRLDFYQTAGDRLDSPLRRRPDGGFEAIDWDTAIREVAAKFADVKARYGGDKILYYGGGGQGNHLGGSYGAATLAALGNRYRSNALAQEKTGEFWVNGRMIGAGTHGDFEHCEVAVFIGKNPWQSHGFARARASLREMARDPKRSIVVIDPRRSETAEKADFHLAIKPGTDAWCLAALVAILVQEDLVRHDWVAEHTTGFDEIAPRFRAIDVASYAAACGVEEDLLRRAARRIAGAASVSVYEDLGMQMSVHSTLGSWLQRLIWLFTGNFGRKGTNYAPLPLVALTGASKAERRGTADDRPKVSPVAGAKIITGLIPCNVMAEEILTDHPNRYRAMLIESGNPLHSVADSQRMREAMRQLELLVVIDVALTESAREAHYVLPASSQFEKPEATYFNLEFPRNAFHLRHPVMEPLPGTLAEPEIHARLVEAMGELGDADYAPLREAAAQGRFEFASAFLQAMATSPRVAKYAPVVLYRTLGPTLPDGMAAGAVYWAFAHQYVQKHPEAAARAGFEGDPFTAGEKLFDTILESRTAVVFSDEEYDASWSRIRMPEHRINLAIPELYPELEKLTGGPRPRDRAFPFILSAGERRSDTTNTIIRNPASLAKERAGTLRMSVDDAGRLGVADGEIVRLSTRRGSSEVPVEVTDMMQPGHISIPNGEGMDYMPRDGGGRRIGVAPNELTAAAERDFLAGTPWHKHVPARVERIA, translated from the coding sequence ATGGCGACGGCGACCGAAGATCCCCAGTGGAAGAAGACGGCGTGCATCCTCTGTAGCCTCAACTGCGGGCTCGACGTGCAGGTGGGCGGCCCGGGCGGCCGCCACCTGGTGAAGATCAAGGGCGACCGCGACCACCCGATCTCGCGCGGCTACTTCTGCGAGAAGGCGCAGCGCCTCGACTTCTACCAGACCGCGGGCGACCGCCTCGACAGTCCGCTGCGCCGGCGGCCCGACGGTGGCTTCGAGGCGATCGACTGGGACACCGCGATCCGCGAGGTGGCGGCGAAGTTCGCCGACGTCAAGGCGCGCTACGGGGGCGACAAGATCCTCTATTACGGCGGCGGCGGTCAGGGGAACCATCTCGGCGGCTCCTACGGCGCGGCGACACTGGCGGCGCTCGGCAACCGCTACCGTTCGAACGCGCTCGCGCAGGAGAAGACGGGCGAGTTCTGGGTGAACGGCCGCATGATCGGCGCCGGCACGCACGGCGACTTCGAGCACTGCGAGGTGGCCGTCTTCATCGGCAAGAACCCGTGGCAGTCGCACGGCTTCGCGCGGGCGCGCGCGAGCCTGCGCGAGATGGCGCGCGATCCCAAGCGCTCGATCGTCGTCATCGATCCGCGCCGCAGCGAGACGGCCGAGAAGGCCGACTTCCACCTCGCCATCAAGCCCGGCACGGACGCGTGGTGCCTGGCGGCCCTGGTCGCGATCCTCGTGCAGGAGGACCTCGTCCGTCACGACTGGGTGGCCGAGCACACGACCGGCTTCGACGAGATCGCGCCCCGCTTCCGCGCGATCGACGTCGCGAGCTACGCCGCCGCCTGCGGCGTCGAGGAGGATCTCCTCCGCCGGGCGGCGCGCCGGATCGCGGGCGCCGCGAGCGTGTCCGTGTACGAAGACCTCGGCATGCAGATGTCCGTCCACTCGACGCTCGGGAGCTGGCTGCAGCGTCTCATCTGGCTCTTCACCGGCAACTTCGGGCGCAAGGGCACGAACTACGCGCCGCTGCCGCTGGTCGCGCTCACGGGCGCGAGCAAGGCCGAACGCCGCGGCACCGCGGACGACCGGCCGAAGGTGAGCCCGGTCGCCGGCGCGAAGATCATCACCGGCCTCATCCCGTGCAACGTCATGGCCGAGGAGATCCTCACCGACCACCCGAACCGCTATCGCGCCATGCTGATCGAGAGCGGCAATCCGCTCCATTCCGTCGCCGACAGCCAGCGCATGCGCGAGGCGATGCGGCAGCTCGAGCTGCTGGTCGTGATCGACGTCGCGCTGACCGAGAGCGCGCGCGAAGCGCACTACGTGCTGCCGGCCTCCAGCCAGTTCGAGAAGCCCGAGGCGACGTACTTCAACCTGGAGTTCCCCCGTAACGCCTTCCACCTGCGCCATCCCGTGATGGAGCCGCTTCCCGGCACCCTCGCCGAGCCGGAGATCCATGCGCGGCTCGTCGAGGCGATGGGCGAGCTCGGCGACGCCGACTACGCGCCGCTGCGCGAGGCCGCGGCCCAGGGGCGCTTCGAGTTCGCGAGCGCCTTCCTCCAGGCGATGGCGACGAGCCCGCGCGTCGCCAAGTACGCCCCCGTGGTGCTGTACCGTACGCTCGGACCGACGCTCCCCGACGGCATGGCGGCGGGCGCCGTCTACTGGGCCTTCGCGCACCAGTACGTGCAGAAGCATCCGGAGGCCGCGGCGCGCGCGGGCTTCGAGGGCGATCCGTTCACCGCCGGCGAGAAGCTCTTCGACACGATCCTCGAGAGCCGCACGGCGGTCGTCTTCTCCGACGAGGAGTACGACGCGAGCTGGTCGCGGATCCGCATGCCCGAGCACCGGATCAACCTCGCCATCCCGGAGCTGTACCCCGAGCTCGAGAAGCTCACGGGCGGGCCGCGGCCGCGCGATCGCGCCTTCCCGTTCATCCTCTCGGCGGGCGAGCGCCGCTCCGACACCACCAACACGATCATCCGCAATCCAGCGTCGCTGGCGAAGGAGCGCGCCGGCACGCTCCGCATGAGCGTCGACGACGCCGGGCGGCTCGGCGTCGCCGACGGGGAGATCGTCCGGCTCAGCACGCGCCGCGGGAGCAGCGAGGTGCCGGTCGAGGTGACCGACATGATGCAGCCCGGGCACATCTCCATCCCGAACGGCGAGGGCATGGACTACATGCCGCGCGACGGCGGCGGGCGGCGCATCGGCGTGGCGCCCAACGAGCTCACCGCCGCGGCCGAGCGGGACTTCCTCGCCGGCACGCCGTGGCACAAGCACGTTCCCGCGCGTGTCGAGCGGATCGCGTAG
- a CDS encoding haloalkane dehalogenase has product MPEHDLAILGSTMHYREAGAGEPIVFLHGNPTSSYLWRNVIPELEGEGRCLAPDLIGMGKSGKPALDYSFADHARFLEAWLDALGLDGVTLVLHDWGSALGFDWARRHPERVAGIAFMEAIVRPLAWSEWPEASRELFRAFRTPGVGETLILEKNVFVERVLPGSILRKLSAEEMAAYREPFPDPASRRPVWRWPNQIPLDGEPADVVALVDRYARWLGDGEVPKLLLTFEPGVLIQGPILEWCRTKIRALEIRHIGPGSHFVQEDHPREIGAAIREWRREAIAGLA; this is encoded by the coding sequence ATGCCCGAGCACGACCTCGCGATCCTCGGCTCGACGATGCACTACCGCGAGGCGGGCGCGGGCGAGCCGATCGTGTTCCTGCACGGGAACCCGACGTCGTCGTACCTCTGGCGGAACGTCATCCCCGAGCTCGAGGGCGAGGGCCGGTGCCTCGCGCCGGATCTGATCGGCATGGGCAAGTCCGGCAAGCCGGCCCTCGACTACTCGTTCGCCGATCACGCGCGCTTTCTCGAGGCGTGGCTCGACGCCCTCGGGCTCGACGGCGTGACGCTCGTGCTCCACGACTGGGGCTCGGCGTTGGGCTTCGACTGGGCGCGCCGGCATCCCGAGCGCGTCGCGGGCATCGCCTTCATGGAGGCGATCGTACGGCCGCTCGCGTGGAGCGAATGGCCCGAGGCGTCGCGCGAGCTGTTCCGAGCCTTCCGGACGCCGGGCGTCGGCGAGACGCTGATCCTCGAGAAGAACGTGTTCGTCGAGCGCGTGCTCCCGGGATCGATCCTGCGCAAGCTCTCCGCCGAGGAGATGGCGGCCTACCGCGAGCCCTTCCCCGATCCGGCGTCGCGCCGTCCGGTGTGGCGCTGGCCGAACCAGATCCCGCTCGACGGCGAGCCCGCGGACGTGGTCGCGCTCGTCGACCGCTACGCCCGCTGGCTCGGCGACGGCGAGGTACCGAAGCTCCTGCTCACGTTCGAGCCGGGCGTCCTCATCCAGGGCCCGATCCTCGAGTGGTGCCGCACGAAGATCCGCGCGCTCGAGATCCGGCACATCGGACCGGGCAGCCACTTCGTGCAGGAGGATCACCCGCGGGAGATCGGCGCGGCGATCCGCGAGTGGCGACGCGAGGCGATCGCAGGTCTCGCCTGA
- a CDS encoding wax ester/triacylglycerol synthase family O-acyltransferase translates to MASYDRLSGLDELFLGFETANAYMHVAVTAVFERGPLCKPGGGVDIERLRQHVATRLPGLPRFRQRIGYLPLVRDAMWVDDDRFDLVHHVRHASLPRPGSSAQLRQRCAEILERPLNRRRPLWEMWAIEGLADDAFALVVKVHHCVVDGIAGIGVLAALLDVEAAPAPGVVVPWRPRRPPTTRELMRDEVARRMRGTLAAGRAMGQALTDPVGGVGQIGSAAKSLWRLLRTGLSPAPMMCINRPLGPHRELAWLALDLERVKAIRRRLEGTVNDIVLTLVSGALGSVLRRRGELPRGEPLRAAVPVSVRTAEEIGAPGNRVSIWLVPLPVADRNVRRRLATIRATTAELKRGGQAAGGSVLAEAANWAGGAVVEAAARVINATRIYNLIVTNVPGPAVPLYLGGSRMREVYPHLPLFEQQGIGIALLSYLGTLYVGITADWNLSDVLGELTERFESGFAELAEVAGLDDDAGPAHRPATVVGIWRQGVSS, encoded by the coding sequence ATGGCGAGCTACGATCGACTTTCGGGACTGGACGAGCTGTTTCTCGGGTTCGAGACGGCGAACGCGTACATGCACGTCGCGGTCACCGCGGTCTTCGAGCGCGGGCCGCTCTGCAAGCCGGGAGGCGGGGTCGACATCGAGCGGCTGCGCCAGCACGTCGCAACCCGCCTGCCCGGCCTCCCGCGCTTTCGTCAACGGATCGGCTATCTGCCGCTCGTGCGCGACGCCATGTGGGTCGACGACGACCGCTTCGATCTGGTCCACCACGTTCGCCACGCGAGCCTGCCGCGTCCCGGATCGAGCGCGCAGCTCCGGCAGCGCTGTGCCGAGATCCTGGAGCGCCCGCTCAATCGCCGGCGACCCCTGTGGGAGATGTGGGCCATCGAGGGGCTCGCCGACGACGCGTTCGCGCTCGTCGTGAAGGTGCATCACTGTGTCGTCGACGGCATCGCGGGGATCGGCGTGCTGGCGGCGCTCCTCGACGTCGAGGCGGCGCCCGCTCCGGGCGTGGTGGTGCCGTGGCGGCCGCGCCGCCCGCCGACGACACGCGAGCTCATGCGCGACGAGGTCGCACGCCGCATGCGAGGGACGCTGGCCGCCGGCCGTGCGATGGGGCAGGCGCTCACCGACCCCGTGGGCGGCGTCGGGCAGATCGGGAGCGCCGCCAAGAGCCTCTGGCGCCTCCTGCGCACCGGCCTCTCGCCCGCGCCCATGATGTGCATCAACCGTCCGCTCGGGCCGCATCGCGAGCTCGCGTGGCTCGCGCTCGACCTCGAGCGCGTGAAGGCGATCCGGCGACGGCTCGAAGGGACGGTGAACGACATCGTCCTCACGCTGGTCAGCGGCGCGCTGGGCTCGGTGCTGCGCCGTCGCGGCGAGCTGCCGCGCGGCGAACCCCTGCGCGCTGCCGTTCCGGTGAGCGTCCGCACGGCCGAGGAGATCGGGGCGCCGGGAAATCGCGTCTCCATCTGGCTCGTCCCGCTCCCCGTCGCCGATCGGAACGTGCGCCGCCGGCTCGCGACGATCCGCGCGACGACCGCCGAGCTGAAACGGGGCGGGCAGGCGGCCGGGGGCTCCGTGCTCGCGGAAGCCGCCAACTGGGCGGGCGGCGCGGTCGTCGAGGCGGCGGCGCGCGTCATCAACGCCACTCGCATCTACAACCTGATCGTGACCAACGTGCCGGGGCCGGCCGTGCCGCTCTACCTGGGCGGCTCGCGCATGCGCGAGGTGTATCCGCACCTGCCGCTGTTCGAGCAGCAGGGCATCGGCATCGCGCTCCTGAGCTATCTCGGCACGCTCTACGTCGGCATCACCGCCGACTGGAACCTGAGCGACGTGCTGGGCGAGCTGACGGAGCGCTTCGAATCCGGATTCGCCGAGCTGGCGGAAGTGGCCGGTCTCGACGACGATGCGGGTCCGGCGCATCGCCCCGCCACCGTCGTCGGCATCTGGCGTCAGGGCGTGTCGTCGTAG
- a CDS encoding CoA pyrophosphatase: MRSVDDIRAALAAHAPRVLIGRQRAAVAIVLHEGAAGAEMLFIERAERFGDPWSGQMAFPGGRMDPGDADERAAAERETLEEVGLDLAGAERLGRLDDLHAGIRLVAPLVLSPFVYRIDARPALTPNHEVRETLWVPLRTLSDPAHHVDHRWALSRFPGILVGEPGRHVVWGLTYQVLEGLYGIAGVALRRSAG, encoded by the coding sequence ATGCGCTCGGTCGACGACATCCGCGCGGCGCTCGCAGCGCACGCGCCGCGCGTTCTCATCGGTCGCCAGCGGGCCGCCGTCGCCATCGTCCTCCACGAAGGTGCGGCCGGCGCGGAGATGCTCTTCATCGAGCGGGCCGAGCGCTTCGGCGATCCCTGGTCGGGGCAGATGGCCTTTCCCGGCGGGCGCATGGATCCCGGCGACGCCGACGAGCGCGCGGCCGCCGAGCGCGAGACGCTGGAGGAGGTCGGCCTCGACCTCGCCGGCGCGGAGCGTCTGGGACGGCTCGACGATCTGCATGCGGGCATCCGGCTCGTGGCGCCGCTCGTGCTGTCGCCGTTCGTGTATCGCATCGACGCGCGCCCGGCGCTCACGCCGAACCACGAGGTGCGCGAGACGCTCTGGGTGCCGCTGCGTACGCTCAGTGACCCGGCGCATCACGTCGACCACCGGTGGGCGCTGTCCCGCTTCCCGGGCATCCTGGTCGGAGAGCCCGGCCGCCACGTGGTGTGGGGCCTCACGTATCAGGTGCTCGAAGGCCTGTACGGGATCGCCGGCGTCGCGCTGCGGCGATCGGCGGGCTGA